The Deltaproteobacteria bacterium genomic sequence ACCCGGCGAGCACGACGCCCTCGACCCGGTGCGCGTCGAGCGCGGCGATCATGGCGCGCTCGAACGCGGCGCGGTCCGGGTAGTCGCGGTGGTCGACCAGCAGCGCGGGCTTGCCGGCCGCGCGCGCGCGGTCGAGCGCGCCGGCGCCGGGCCGATTGCACAGCACACACGCGATCTCGCCCGGCGCCAGCCGGCCGGCCGCCTCGGCGTCGAGCAGCGCCTGCAAGTTGGTGCCGCTGCCGGACGCGAGCACGGCGAGCTTCACGGCGCGAACCTCACGGCCGGGCCGCCGTCGCGCGGGACGATCGCGCCGACCCGATAGACCCGTTCGCCGGCGGCCGCGAGCGCGCCGGCGACCGCGTCGGCGCGCTCGGGCGCGACGGCGACGACCATCCCGAGGCCGAGATTGAACGTGCGGCGCATCTCGTCGGTCTCGACCCCGGCCGACGCGATCAGGTCGAACACCGGCGGCACCGGCCAACTCGCGGGGACGAGGCGGACGGCGAGGGAGTCGTCGCGGAGCATGCGCGGCGGGTTGTCCACCAGACCGCCGCCGGTGATGTGCGCTGCCGCCTTGAACTGGTCGCGAATCCCGACGAGGGCGCGCGCATAGATCCTCGTCGGCTCGAGCAGCGCATCGGCGACCGACGCCCCGCCCAGTTCATCGGGCCGGTCGTCGTACGACAGCCCCAACTCGTCGAGCAGCGCGCGGCGCGCGAGCGACAGCCCGTTGGAATGGATGCCGCTGGACGCCAGGCCGAGCAGGACGTCACCGGCCGCGAGGGAGCGGCCGTCGCGGATGGCGCCGCGGTCGACCACGCCGACGCAAAAGCCGGCGAGGTCGTACTCGCCGTCGGCGTACATGCCGGGCAGTTCCGCCGTCTCGCCGCCGAGCAGCGCGCAGCCGGCGCGGCGGCAGCCTTCGGCGACGCCCGCGATCACCGCTTCGCCGACGTCGGGGTCGAGCCGGCCGGTGGCGAAGTAGTCGAGAAACAGCAGCGGCTCGGCGCCGACGACGGCGATGTCGTTGGCGCACATCGCGACCAGGTCGATGCCGACCGTGTCGTGCCGCCCGGTTGCAAACGCGACCTTCAACTTGGTGCCGACCCCGTCGGTGCCGCTCACGAGCACCGGGTCGCGGTAGCCGCCCGGCAGCGCGCACAGCCCCGCGAAGCCGCCGATGCCGTCGAGCACCTCCGCGCGGGTCGCCGCGCGCGCCAGCGGTTTGATCCGGTCGATCAGCGCGTTGCCGGCGTCGATGTCGACGCCCGCATCTTTGTACGTGATGGCCACGGCGGCTCGACAGTAGTGGTCCACGGCGGAATTCGCAACGCCCGCCGCGGGAGCGCTCGGTTGTCCCACGCCCGCGCCCGGCAGTAGACTCCCGGCGTGGCCGCCGTTTCGTCGCTCACCGCCGACGTCGTCGTGCCCGCCCGCGACGCGGGCGACGCGATCGGTGCGGTGCTCGCGGGCATCCCGACCCGCGCCTGTCGGACCGTCGTCGTCGTCGATTACGGTTCGAAGGACGATACGGCGGCGATCGCGGAGGACGCCGGGGCGGTGGTGCTGCACGCGCCGCGCGGCGGCTACGGCGCCGCCTGTCGCCGCGGGATCGACCACCTCGCGTCGCTGCCGCAGCCCCCGGACGCGGTCGTGTTCGTCGCCGCCGACGGCCGCGACGACCCGGCCGACATCCCCAAGCTGCTCGCGCCGCTGGCCGCCGGAGACGCCGAACTGGCGATCGGCGTCCGTCCCGGGTCGCGCGGCGTGCCGGCGGCGGTGGCGTTGCGGCTGATCGGCGCGATCTACCGCCAGCGGTTCGACGACCTCGGCCGGTTTTGCGCCATTCGCCTGCCGGCGGCCGTGGCGCTGTCGCCGTCCGACCGCGGCGACGGGTTTCCGGCGGAGCTGCTGGTCAAGGCGTTGCGCTTCGGCCTGCGGATCGAACAGGTGCCGGTG encodes the following:
- a CDS encoding phosphoribosylformylglycinamidine cyclo-ligase — its product is MAITYKDAGVDIDAGNALIDRIKPLARAATRAEVLDGIGGFAGLCALPGGYRDPVLVSGTDGVGTKLKVAFATGRHDTVGIDLVAMCANDIAVVGAEPLLFLDYFATGRLDPDVGEAVIAGVAEGCRRAGCALLGGETAELPGMYADGEYDLAGFCVGVVDRGAIRDGRSLAAGDVLLGLASSGIHSNGLSLARRALLDELGLSYDDRPDELGGASVADALLEPTRIYARALVGIRDQFKAAAHITGGGLVDNPPRMLRDDSLAVRLVPASWPVPPVFDLIASAGVETDEMRRTFNLGLGMVVAVAPERADAVAGALAAAGERVYRVGAIVPRDGGPAVRFAP
- a CDS encoding glycosyltransferase family 2 protein yields the protein MAAVSSLTADVVVPARDAGDAIGAVLAGIPTRACRTVVVVDYGSKDDTAAIAEDAGAVVLHAPRGGYGAACRRGIDHLASLPQPPDAVVFVAADGRDDPADIPKLLAPLAAGDAELAIGVRPGSRGVPAAVALRLIGAIYRQRFDDLGRFCAIRLPAAVALSPSDRGDGFPAELLVKALRFGLRIEQVPVRPGDPRRLAGGERLRRGAAEAGRALFHIVRNATVR